Proteins found in one Crassostrea angulata isolate pt1a10 chromosome 3, ASM2561291v2, whole genome shotgun sequence genomic segment:
- the LOC128175470 gene encoding uncharacterized protein LOC128175470, whose product MNRLGLHLRPWSISLLKLHMLTKNSERYLSKVHQMFINNGLMTFSQTNKKNFTIQWNKELDERGYEKLVGMFLEIESENKTPQLLQFDSLVSNWAFNTKRPELAERWLNFRLQKECSRAVKVSLVLDYINSFTGLRPEEIDEQKIINSVREIKTDIMNTDNITFAKVIPPLCMTSGYKSCMELMKEYTKNFTKDVYLLPKNLAYRLPDVVDAAIRKDDFKFAAEIIREHKDIANHFLFKLWKGLLKHSDTLSVDRIFELFSSVDNFNLPHSIEDDLLQILEKDQKQWKVFKDPSIKGKHCENCGEKIEPHVFDGEGIEMIKTNISATLDRHNKDRFSTFLQFLHSLEDINYVVDGMWLNHHFIMKEKKTFHSTMELEDYLHQYLPGRKLIIARNVFFHQNEHIFDDPDVIGFPVNYSDDERKKSASSLDDLFLLYAALQFNQSCYIVTGDYMRDHISKLKENLTELCSRWILSKSIKTFQRVSPNTWELPITAKPFVKTEKGWHISTSDRIHSPRVWCIQECK is encoded by the exons ATGAATCGACTAGGCCTTCACCTCAGGCCATGGAGCATCAGCTTATTAAAGCTTCACATGCTAACAAAGAATTCGGAGAGATACCTCAGTAAAGTTCATCAAATGTTCATTAATAATGGACTGATGACTTTTTCacaaacaaacaagaaaaactTCACTATTCAGTGGAATAAAGAGCTTGATGAGAGAGGATATGAAAAACTTGTGGGCATGTTTTTAGAAATTGAAAGCGAAAACAAAACTCCTCAACTCCTGCAATTTGACAGCCTTGTCAGTAATTGGGCTTTTAATACAAAACGTCCTGAACTTGCTGAGAGATGGTTGAACTTTCGATTGCAAAAAGAGTGTTCAAGAGCTGTAAAAGTATCCTTAGTTCTTGATTACATAAACTCTTTTACTGGTTTGAGACCTGAAGAGATTgatgaacaaaaaattataaattcagTAAGGGAAATCAAAACTGATATAATGAATACtgacaatatcacatttgccaAGGTAATCCCACCTTTGTGTATGACAAGTGGATACAAATCCTGCATGGAATTGATGAAGGAATACACAAAAAATTTTACGAAAGATGTGTACTTGCTGCCAAAAAACTTAGCATATCGTCTTCCAGATGTTGTTGATGCTGCCATtagaaaagatgacttcaaattTGCTGCAGAAATCATTAGAGAACATAAAGACAttgcaaatcattttttatttaaactttggAAAGGTCTTCTCAAACATTCAGACACGCTTTCAGTTGACCGCATTTTTGAACTCTTCAGTTCAGTAGACAACTTCAACCTTCCACATTCTATAGAGGATGATCTGCTGCAGATTTTAGAAAA agATCAGAAACAGTGGAAGGTTTTCAAGGATCCCTCGATAAAAGG CAAACACTGTGAGAACTGTGGAGAAAAGATTGAACCTCACGTATTTGATGGAGAAGGCATAGAAATGATAAAGACCAACATATCTGCAACTTTGGATAGACATAACAAAGATCGCTTTTCAACTTTCTTGCAATTTTTGCACTCTCTTGAAGACATCAATTATGTAGTGGATGGAATGTGGCTAAATCACCATTtcattatgaaagaaaaaaagacatttCATTCAACAATGGAATTGGAA gaCTACCTCCACCAATATTTACCTGGCAGAAAGTTGATCATTGCAAGAAATGTTTTCTTCCATCAAAATGAACACATTTTTGATGATCCAGATGTTATTGGATTCCCAGTGAACTATAGCGA TGATGAGCGTAAAAAATCTGCTTCGAGTTTAGATGATTTGTTTTTGCTGTATGCTGCACTTCAATTCAACCAAAGCTGTTATATTGTGACTGGAGATTATATGAGAGATCACATATctaaattgaaagaaaatttaactGAACTTTGCTCCAGATGGATTTTGTCCAAGTCTATTAAGACATTTCAGAGAGTCTCACCGAACACTTGG GAACTTCCCATTACAGCTAAGCCTTTTGTAAAGACAGAAAAGGGATGGCACATTAGCACTTCAGATAGAATACATTCACCTAGAGTTTGGTGTATCCAGGAatgcaaataa